From a single Larimichthys crocea isolate SSNF chromosome XIII, L_crocea_2.0, whole genome shotgun sequence genomic region:
- the LOC104931624 gene encoding type-4 ice-structuring protein LS-12, with protein MKFSLIVAVVVLALAQGSFAEELPSLERLSQYFEEIKNKMTQELTEIIQSQDLTNHAQNIQTHLEPLAAKFQEQLKTVATNMEDQIKPMAAGIGSQIQPMIQDFQAQIEPLLRRLADQAKAVTN; from the exons ATGAAATTCTCCCTCATCGTAGCGGTCGTTGTGCTTGCTCTGGCACAAG GAAGCTTTGCAGAAGAGCTCCCCAGTCTTGAGAGGCTCAGTCAGTACTTTGAGGAAATCAAGAACAAAATGACCCAGGAGCTGACAGAGATCATCCAGAGCCAGGACCTGACCAACCATGCTCA GAACATCCAGACCCATCTGGAGCCCCTGGCCGCTAAGTTCCAAGAGCAGCTGAAGACTGTCGCTACCAACATGGAGGACCAGATCAAGCCCATGGCTGCCGGCATAGGGAGTCAGATCCAGCCCATGATCCAGGACTTCCAGGCCCAGATAGAGCCTCTCCTCCGGAGGCTGGCTGATCAGGCTAAGGCCGTTACCAACTAA
- the LOC104931622 gene encoding polyadenylate-binding protein 1 encodes MNPSAPSYPMASLYVGDLHQDVTEAMLYEKFSPAGAILSIRVCRDMITRRSLGYAYVNFQQPADAERALDTMNFDVIKGRPVRIMWSQRDPSLRKSGVGNIFIKNLDKSIDNKALYDTFSAFGNILSCKVVCDENGSKGYGFVHFETQEAAERAIEKMNGMLLNDRKVFVGRFKSRKEREAELGARAKEFTNVYVKNFGEDMDDEKLRELFNKYGNSMSIRVMTDDNGKSRGFGFVSFERHEDAQKAVDEMNGKELNGKLIYVGRAQKKVERQTELKRKFEQMKQDRMTRYQGVNLYVKNLDDGIDDERLRKEFSPFGTITSAKVMMEGGRSKGFGFVCFSSPEEATKAVTEMNGRIVATKPLYVALAQRKEERQAHLTNQYMQRMASVRPVPNPVINPYQPAPPSGYFMTAIPQAQNRAAYYPAAGQMAQLRPSPRWATQGVRPQHFQNMPGAMRPSAPRPQTFGAMRPASQVPRMMSAQRVAQTMGPRPPTAAAAGAAPVRGVPQYKYAAGVRNTQQHMSAPPQVAMQQPAVHVQGQEPLTASMLAAAPPQEQKQMLGERLFPLIQNMHPSLAGKITGMLLEIDNSELLHMLESPESLRSKVDEAVAVLQAHQAKEAAQKTVTNSAGVPSV; translated from the exons ATGAACCCCAGCGCTCCCAGTTACCCCATGGCCTCCCTGTACGTCGGGGATCTGCATCAAGATGTAACCGAGGCCATGCTGTACGAGAAATTCAGCCCAGCCGGAGCTATCCTGTCGATCCGGGTCTGTAGGGACATGATCACCCGGCGTTCCCTTGGATACGCCTATGTCAACTTCCAACAGCCAGCGGACG CTGAGCGTGCACTGGACACCATGAACTTTGATGTAATCAAGGGACGACCTGTGCGTATCATGTGGTCGCAGCGTGATCCGTCACTGAGAAAAAGCGGCGTGGGAAACATCTTCATCAAGAATCTTGATAAGTCCATCGACAACAAGGCCCTGTACGACACCTTCTCTGCTTTTGGAAACATCCTGTCCTGCAAG GTGGTTTGTGACGAGAATGGCTCTAAAGGCTACGGCTTTGTGCATTTTGAGACTCAGGAAGCAGCCGAACGAGCCATTGAGAAAATGAATGGCATGCTGCTCAATGACCGAAAAGT ATTTGTGGGCCGCTTCAAATCTCGCAAAGAGCGGGAGGCTGAGCTGGGTGCCCGAGCCAAAGAGTTCACTAATGTCTATGTGAAAAATTTTGGTGAAGACATGGATGATGAGAAGTTGAGGGAACTCTTTAATAAATACG GAAACTCCATGAGTATCCGCGTCATGACGGACGACAACGGAAAGTCTCGAGGATTTGGGTTCGTCAGCTTTGAGAGGCACGAGGATGCCCAGAAG gctgtggATGAGATGAATGGAAAAGAGCTGAACGGCAAGCTGATCTATGTTGGCCGAGCCCAGAAGAAAGTGGAGCGTCAGACGGAGCTCAAGCGTAAATTTGAGCAAATGAAACAAGACCGCATGACTCGATACCAG ggtGTCAACTTGTACGTGAAGAACCTTGATGATGGAATTGACGATGAGCGTCTGCGAAAGGAGTTCTCACCTTTCGGCACCATCACCAGTGCCAAG gtCATGATGGAAGGAGGGCGCAGCAAAGGCTTTGGCTTTGTCTGCTTCTCGTCCCCAGAGGAGGCCACCAAAGCAGTGACAGAAATGAATGGACGCATTGTAGCCACCAAGCCGCTGTACGTGGCCTTGGCCCAGCGCAAAGAGGAGCGTCAAGCCCACCTGACCAACCAGTACATGCAGCGCATGGCCAGTGTGCGTCCAGTGCCAAACCCAGTCATCAATCCCTATCAGCCAGCCCCGCCTTCTGGTTACTTCATGACAGCCATACCTCAGGCTCAGAACCGTGCCGCTTACTACCCAGCTGCTGGGCAAATGGCCCAGCTCCGCCCAAGCCCACGCTGGGCCACCCAAGGTGTCCGGCCACAAC aCTTTCAGAACATGCCGGGTGCCATGCGTCCCTCAGCACCGCGCCCTCAGACCTTTGGCGCCATGCGGCCTGCCTCCCAGGTGCCCCGAATGATGTCCGCGCAGCGTGTCG CTCAGACCATGGGCCCCCGACCGcccactgcagctgctgcaggggcCGCTCCTGTGCGTGGAGTCCCTCAGTACAAGTATGCCGCAGGAGTCCGCAACACCCAGCAGCACATGAGCGCTCCACCACAAGTCGCCATGCAGCAG cCTGCTGTTCACGTTCAGGGACAGGAGCCTCTGACGGCCTCTATGCTGGCTGCTGCTCCACCACAGGAACAGAAGCAGATGCTGG GTGAGCGTCTGTTTCCACTGATCCAGAACATGCACCCGAGCCTGGCAGGAAAGATCACGGGCATGCTGTTGGAGATTGACAACTCGGAGCTGCTCCACATGCTCGAGTCCCCCGAGTCTCTCCGCTCAAAG gtGGATGAGGCAGTGGCTGTGCTCCAGGCCCACCAGGCCAAGGAGGCCGCCCAGAAGACTGTGACAAATTCAGCTGGTGTCCCAAGTGTCTAA